TATCGATCCAGATGTGTGATTACGTGCCTACTGATAAAACATTTTAGAAAGCCCTGGATTTTTAGAATACAAGCCACGGAATTTCGATTTCTTAACCCACACTCAAATAGAGTCTTGAGACTTTTTTAATGGCCAACTACTCTAAAAATAGTCGGTTTTGGTCTGAAGTTTAATACTGTAGTTTAATACTTCTATTGTTTCTTGTTAGATCATTGTGGTAGAAAATTTTCCATgtgtttgaaaaaaattattttcagcTACCCCACAGCTAGACCACTTCACATGGACGAGCAATTATAAGGACCTGCCTTTTGTCAGCCAATCAAAACTAGACCAGACTGTTAAAAGTGATCTTGTCGCTTTCATCACACCatccgtttctttttttttttaatgtctcTTCTTCTACTAATTTCCATATGCAATTTTGGTTGTTACCTTTAACGAAATTGTGCAATATCAACTTCTTCTTTAACATATTCTGCAGAATCAAATCAGTGCTAATTCATTCATGAGCCAGATTTCTTAAAAAACTTCCAATTAAAGAACCCTAAAACCAAAAGGAATGATTAAGTCCATGTATGCCCCTTTATGTGTGAATCTTTTTGGCAACGTACATCCTTGTTGCCATTTTGTAACTTATTTTCTACTAGTTATGAGTTACATTTCCATGCGTTCTCAAAACATTCAGTCTGCACACTGATTTGCTTGcatcaaattgaaaaataataaatatgatgcgcttttgttttattttaccTAGAAATCGATGTCTATCTATCGATGTAATGAAAATTTGCAGATGATCATCTGGTTCACCATGAACATGGTAAACTGAGTGGAATTGGATTATGTCCTAAGACAAACAAATGTTGCTTAATTTAAATAAGGATACTAATAAGGAACAAAGACACAGGTTAATGTCATTCCAAAGTGTTCAGCATTCTCTATCTATACCTTTAATCTTAGTGGTGAAACCTATTTGTTTGACAGCTGATGCACTGGTTTCAACTGGCCTGTCCAAGCTTGGTTATCAATATGTGAACATAGGTacagttctttttttttgtgcttgTGCGTGTGTCTTCATGCAGCTTCCTCTGCCTATTTGCATGCAAACACTAGTTTGAAAGAATGATTTTACATATGTTATCTTTTCCAGATGATTGCTGGGCAGAAATTAACCGTGATGACAAGGTTACTTTTCTTGGATTTAAATAGCCAACGTCTAGCTTCTTTGGTTTTGGATGAACTGTTTATGACTGGTCCTTGACAAATAACAATGAAATTCAGGGAAATCTAGTGCCTAAGAAGTCTACATTTCCTTCGGGCATGAAAGCCCTTGCAGACTATATCCACAGCAAGGGACTCAAGTTGGGAATCTACTCGGATGCAGGGTAAGATCATCACTGGCTCTACTTGCAAATTGACCTGTGGTTTGAATTTTATGCTGTCTGAGTTTTTCACAATAGGTGTATGCATCTGTTGAAATATGCAGGTATTATACTTGTAGCAAGCAAATGCCAGGTTCTCTTGGTTACGAGGAAAAAGATGCAAAGACCTTTGCATCATGGGTAAGCATCGTTGTCATTCCTGTCTGATGATAATGCATTTGGTGATCCAAACTATAGAAATTGATAGAATCGAAAATGCAATGTACCAAGTAATTGACTCGTTCCACCACAGGGTATAGATTATCTCAAGTATGATAACTGCAACAATGATGGCTCGAAGCCAGTCGAGAGGTATGCAATCTCATTTCTGTNNNNNNNNNNNNNNNNNNNNNNNNNNNNNNNNNNNNNNNNNNNNNNNNNNNNNNNNNNNNNNNNNNNNNNNNNNNNNNNNNNNNNNNNNNNNNNNNNNNNNNNNNNNNNNNNNNNNNNNNNNNNNNNNNNNNNNNNNNNNNNNNNNNNNNNNNNNNNNNNNNNNNNNNNNNNNNNNNNNNNNNNNNNNNNNNNNNNNNNNNNNNNNNNNNNNNNNNNNNNNNNNNNNNNNNNNNNNNNNNNNNNNNNNNNNNNNNNNNNNNNNNNNNNNNNNNNNNNNNNNNNNNNNNNNNNNNNNNNNNNNNNNNNNNNNNNNNNNNNNNNNNNNNNNNNNNNNNNNNNNNNNNNNNNNNNNNNNNNNNNNNNNNNNNNNNNNNNNNNNNNNNNNNNNNNNNNNNNNNNNNNNNNNNNNNNNNNNNNNNNNNNNNNNNNNNNNNNNNNNNNNNNNNNNNNNNNNNNNNNNNNNNNNNNNNNNNNNNNNNNNNNNNNNNNNNNNNNNNNNNNNNNNNNNNNNNNNNNNNNNNNNNNNNNNNNNNNNNNNNNNNNNNNNNNNNNNNNNNNNNNNNNNNNNNNNNNNNNNNNNNNNNNNNNNNNNNNNNNNNNNNNNNNNNNNNNNNNNNNNNNNNNNNNNNNNNNNNNNNNNNNNNNNNNNNNNNNNNNNNNNNNNNNNNNNNNNNNNNNNNNNNNNNNNNNNNNNNNNNNNNNNNNNNNNNNNNNNNNNNNNNNNNNNNNNNNNNNNNNNNNNNNNNNNNNNNNNNNNNNNNNNNNNNNNNNNNNNNNNNNNNNNNNNNNNNNNNNNNNNNNNNNNNNNNNNNNNNNNNNNNNNNNNNNNNNNNNNNNNNNNNNNNNNNNNNNNNNNNNNNNNNNNNNNNNNNNNNNNNNNNNNNNNNNNNNNNNNNNNNNNNNNNNNNNNNNNNNNNNNNNNNNNNNNNNNNNNNNNNNNNNNNNNNNNNNNNNNNNNNNNNNNNNNNNNNNNNNNNNNNNNNNNNNNNNNNNNNNNNNNNNNNNNNNNNNNNNNNNNNNNNNNNNNNNNNNNNNNNNNNNNNNNNNNNNNNNNNNNNNNNNNNNNNNNNNNNNNNNNNNNNNNNNNNNNNNNNNNNNNNNNNNNNNNNNNNNNNNNNNNNNNNNNNNNNNNNNNNNNNNNNNNNNNNNNNNNNNNNNNNNNNNNNNNNNNNNNNNNNNNNNNNNNNNNNNNNNNNNNNNNNNNNNNNNNNNNNNNNNNNNNNNNNNNNNNNNNNNNNNNNNNNNNNNNNNNNNNNNNNNNNNNNNNNNNNNNNNNNNNNNNNNNNNNNNNNNNNNNNNNNNNNNNNNNNNNNNNNNNNNNNNNNNNNNNNNNNNNNNNNNNNNNNNNNNNNNNNNNNNNNNNNNNNNNNNNNNNNNNNNNNNNNNNNNNNNNNNNNNNNNNNNNNNNNNNNNNNNNNNNNNNNNNNNNNNNNNNNNNNNNNNNNNNNNNNNNNNNNNNNNNNNNNNNNNNNNNNNNNNNNNNNNNNNNNNNNNNNNNNNNNNNNNNNNNNNNNNNNNNNNNNNNNNNNNNNNNNNNNNNNNNNNNNNNNNNNNNNNNNNNNNNNNNNNNNNNNNNNNNNNNNNNNNNNNNNNNNNNNNNNNNNNNNNNNNNNNNNNNNNNNNNNNNNNNNNNNNNNNNNNNNNNNNNNNNNNNNNNNNNNNNNNNNNNNNNNNNNNNNNNNNNNNNNNNNNNNNNNNNNNNNNNNNNNNNNNNNNNNNNNNNNNNNNNNNNNNNNNNNNNNNNNNNNNNNNNNNNNNNNNNNNNNNNNNNNNNNNNNNNNNNNNNNNNNNN
This sequence is a window from Coffea eugenioides isolate CCC68of chromosome 7, Ceug_1.0, whole genome shotgun sequence. Protein-coding genes within it:
- the LOC113776764 gene encoding alpha-galactosidase 1-like encodes the protein MEDKKKPSISSPATKFFIVLLFIFFLDIHGGGHYSFHASARKLSNVEEENRSVVDISNNENSATSGSRRSLLSNGLAITPAMGWNSWNHFACNVSEKLIKETADALVSTGLSKLGYQYVNIDDCWAEINRDDKGNLVPKKSTFPSGMKALADYIHSKGLKLGIYSDAGYYTCSKQMPGSLGYEEKDAKTFASWGIDYLKYDNCNNDGSKPVERNLD